A single genomic interval of Theropithecus gelada isolate Dixy chromosome 16, Tgel_1.0, whole genome shotgun sequence harbors:
- the GALR2 gene encoding galanin receptor type 2 → MNVSGCPGAGNASQVGGGGGWHPEAVIVPLLFALIFLVGTVGNTLVLAVLLRGGQAVSTTNLFILNLGVADLCFILCCVPFQATIYTLDGWVFGSLLCKAVHFLIFLTMHASSFTLAAVSLDRYLAIRYPLHSRELRTPRNALAAIALIWGLSLLFSGPYLSYYRQSQLANLTVCHPAWSAPRRRAMDLCTFVFSYLLPVLVLGLTYARTLRYLWRAVDPVAAGSGARRAKRKVTRMILIVAALFCLCWMPHHALILCVWFGHFPLTRATYALRILSHLVSYANSCVNPIVYALVSKHFRKGFRKICAGLLGRAPRRASGRVCAAAPGTHSGSVLERESTDLSHVSEAADVLHPCPGASQPCTLEPGPGPSWRGPKAGNSILTVDVT, encoded by the exons ATGAACGTCTCGGGCTGCCCAGGAGCCGGGAACGCGAGCCAGGTGGGCGGCGGGGGCGGCTGGCACCCCGAGGCAGTCATCGTGCCCCTGCTCTTCGCGCTCATCTTCCTCGTGGGCACCGTGGGCAACACGCTGGTGCTGGCGGTGCTGCTGCGCGGCGGCCAGGCGGTCAGCACCACCAACCTGTTCATTCTCAACCTGGGCGTGGCCGACCTGTGTTTCATCCTGTGCTGCGTGCCCTTCCAGGCCACCATCTACACGCTGGACGGCTGGGTGTTCGGCTCGCTGCTGTGCAAGGCTGTGCACTTCCTCATCTTCCTCACCATGCACGCCAGCAGCTTCACGCTGGCCGCCGTCTCGCTGGACAG GTATCTGGCCATCCGCTACCCGCTGCACTCCCGCGAACTGCGCACGCCTCGAAACGCGCTGGCAGCGATCGCGCTCATCTGGGGGCTGTCGCTGCTCTTCTCTGGGCCCTACCTGAGTTACTACCGCCAGTCGCAGCTGGCCAACCTGACCGTGTGCCATCCCGCGTGGAGCGCCCCTCGCCGCCGCGCCATGGACCTCTGCACCTTCGTCTTCAGCTACCTGCTTCCGGTGCTGGTTCTCGGCCTGACCTACGCGCGCACCCTGCGCTACCTCTGGCGCGCCGTCGACCCGGTGGCCGCGGGCTCGGGTGCCCGGCGCGCCAAGCGCAAGGTGACACGCATGATCCTTATCGTGGCCGCGCTCTTTTGCCTCTGCTGGATGCCCCACCACGCGCTCATCCTCTGCGTGTGGTTCGGCCATTTCCCGCTCACGCGCGCCACTTACGCGCTTCGCATCCTCTCGCACCTGGTCTCCTACGCCAACTCCTGCGTGAACCCCATCGTTTACGCACTGGTCTCCAAACACTTCCGCAAAGGCTTCCGCAAGATCTGCGCGGGCCTGCTGGGCCGTGCCCCACGCCGAGCCTCGGGCCGCGTGTGCGCTGCCGCGCCGGGCACCCACAGTGGCAGCGTGCTGGAGCGCGAGTCCACCGACCTGTCGCACGTGAGCGAGGCGGCAGACGTCCTTCATCCCTGCCCTGGCGCTTCCCAGCCGTGCACCCTCGAGCCTGGTCCCGGCCCGTCTTGGCGGGGCCCAAAGGCAGGCAACAGCATCCTGACAGTTGATGTGACCTGA